A genome region from Salvelinus alpinus chromosome 26, SLU_Salpinus.1, whole genome shotgun sequence includes the following:
- the sp4 gene encoding transcription factor Sp4 — MSDQKKEVSGSEGGKPGKKGKRSGSQDSQPSPLALLAATCSKIGGQGGVEGQVQLQAGQIQLQGGQIQGHIVVDAAGNQTLVQQQLELVPAQFTGNGWQIITTAPQMANDTANQPVAVTLATTSANDSAPAGRKVKAVCGTKTIAANQQPQQQQQFQIIQVQNMPSSGGGVQYQVIPHLQTADGQQIHISPQTASLGGQHIQISPAQGGLPEQVQLIQTQNQSQTQAILQPANQQAILTGSANQTLQLRPAQSFPLQMQTLQGSQTQVMTTVPINIGGMTLALPVMNNLAGGGAVQLIQAADGSFTVANSNQLVTTTAAAVSGAATGSSGGTITTVAGCDGALSDGTQLSSVAGSDGGAERDSQNQPSEQDSQNSQMSQANGLQGQSDPPGTIQQVIVGQMGNQVLQQIQIQPQNQIQGQPHQIQTFQLGPGGTLQPIQAFQNQQILIRTPTLSSSGQITWQTLQLPGGMSVPQQLTLAPVGGGAVGGGGFMQLGGAPLTLSAAQINPGSGVQTVNIAGLGTAGVQMQGVPLTITGLQGQPQGQEGGVKVQSSPVKVTMGNVAGSSLSPDQMGSVQSASDQEGPPSKRLRRVACSCPNCRDGEGRTSGDPSKKKQHVCHMEGCGKVYGKTSHLRAHLRWHTGERPFVCNWIFCGKRFTRSDELQRHRRTHTGEKRFECPECSKRFMRSDHLSKHIKTHQNKKGGASLAIITTEDMEDSNQGLGSSPRIVTVETLSQDSAPATPTASSPNQMEGEEEEEEEEFE; from the exons ATGAGTG ATCAGAAGAAGGAAGTGTCGGGATCAGAAGGAGGGAAACCAGGCAAGAAAGGCAAACGTTCTGGATCACAG GATTCCCAGCCGTCTCCCCTAGCCCTACTGGCTGCGACCTGCAGTAAGATAGGAGGTCAGGGAGGAGTGGAAGGACAGGTCCAGTTGCAAGCTGGTCAAATACAG TTGCAGGGTGGGCAGATCCAGGGTCATATAGTTGTAGACGCAGCAGGTAATCAGACTCTGGTTCAGCAGCAGTTAGAACTGGTTCCTGCCCAGTTCACTGGTAATGGCTGGCAGATCATCACTACCGCTCCCCAAATGGCCAATGACACTGCCAATCAACCTGTCGCCGTAACGCTGGCCACCACTTCAGCCAATGACAGTGCTCCGGCAGGCCGTAAGGTGAAGGCAGTGTGCGGGACTAAAACCATAGCAGCCAATCAGCagcctcagcagcagcagcagttccAGATCAtccag GTGCAAAATATGCCTTCGTCGGGGGGTGGGGTCCAATACCAGGTGATCCCCCACCTGCAGACGGCAGACGGCCAACAGATCCACATCAGCCCCCAGACCGCATCCCTGGGGGGGCAGCACATCCAGATCAG TCCGGCCCAGGGCGGTCTACCAGAGCAGGTCCAGCTGATCCAGACCCAGAACCAATCCCAGACCCAGGCCATCCTACAACCGGCCAACCAGCAGGCCATCCTCACTGGCTCAGCCAATCAGACGTTGCAGCTTCGTCCAGCCCAGTCCTTCCCGCTACAGATGCAGACCTTACAGGGCTCCCAGACCCAGGTAATGACTACAGTACCCATAAACATCGGCGGTATGACCCTCGCCCTGCCGGTCATGAATAATTTAGCGGGGGGCGGAGCCGTGCAGCTTATCCAAGCAGCAGACGGCAGCTTTACCGTAGCTAACAGTAACCAGCTTGTGACAACAACGGCGGCGGCGGTGTCCGGGGCAGCTACCGGGTCATCTGGCGGTACCATAACAACTGTTGCCGGGTGCGATGGAGCATTGTCGGACGGAACACAGCTGAGTTCTGTAGCCGGGTCAGACGGAGGGGCGGAGAGAGACTCACAGAACCAACCCAGCGAGCAGGACTCACAGAACTCACAGATG AGCCAGGCCAACGGACTACAGGGCCAATCAGATCCTCCAGGGACCATCCAGCAGGTCATCGTGGGACAG ATGGGCAACCAGGTGTTGCAGCAGATCCAGATCCAGCCACAgaaccag ATCCAAGGCCAGCCGCATCAGATCCAAACCTTTCAGTTAGGACCAGGCGGGACCCTACAGCCCATACAAGCCTTCCAGAACCAACAG ATTCTGATCCGGACCCCAACCCTCTCCTCGTCGGGCCAGATCACATGGCAGACTCTGCAGCTCCCTGGGGGGATGTCTGTTCCCCAGCAGCTGACCCTGGCCCCTGTGGGCGGAGGGGCTGTGGGAGGAGGGGGCTTCATGCAGCTGGGGGGGGCTCCCCTGACGCTGAGTGCAGCCCAGATCAACCCTGGGTCGGGGGTGCAGACAGTCAACATCGCTGGACTGGGCACTGCTGGAGTACAGATGCAGGGGGTACCCCTCACCATCACTGGACTACAGG GTCAGCCGCAGGGTCAGGAGGGCGGTGTTAAGGTCCAGTCGTCCCCAGTAAAGGTAACCATGGGTAACGTGGCGGGGTCGTCGCTAAGCCCAGACCAGATGGGTTCTGTCCAGAGTGCGTCGGACCAGGAAGGACCACCCAGCAAGAGGCTCCGCAGGGTGGCGTGCTCCTGTCCTAACTGTAGGGACGGAGAGGGGag gaccAGTGGAGACCCGTCTAAGAAGAAGCAGCATGTGTGtcacatggagggctgtggaaaggtctacg GTAAGACCAGTCACCTGAGAGCTCACCTCCGCTGGCACACAGGAGAACGACCCTtcgtctgcaactggatcttctGTGGCAAGAGGTTCACACGCTCGGATGAACTGCAGAGacacagacggacacacacag GTGAGAAGAGGTTTGAGTGTCCAGAGTGCAGTAAGCGTTTCATGCGTAGCGACCATCTCTCCAAACACATCAAAACCCACCAGAACAAGAAGGGCGGGGCTTCTCTCGCCATCATCACCACTGAAGACATGGAAGACTCCAACCAGGGTTTAGGCTCCTCCCCTCGCATCGTAACTGTGGAGACACTCTCCCAGGACTCCGCCCCTGCCACTCCAACAGCCTCCTCGCCCAATCaaatggagggagaagaggaagaggaggaagaggagtttgAGTAG